Proteins found in one Microtus pennsylvanicus isolate mMicPen1 chromosome 14, mMicPen1.hap1, whole genome shotgun sequence genomic segment:
- the Begain gene encoding brain-enriched guanylate kinase-associated protein isoform X6, whose amino-acid sequence MPFPSGCVSADRASAADMEKLSALQEQKGELRKRLSYTTHKLEKLETEFGSTRHYLEIELRRAQEELDKVTEKLRKIQSNYMALQRINQELEDKLYRMGQHYEEEKRAMNHEIVALNSHLLEAKVTIDKLSEDNELYRKDCNLAAQLLQCSQTYGRVHKVSELPSDFQQRVSLHMEKHDCSLPSSLCHSAYADSVPTCVIAKVLEKPDPGSLSSHLSEASARDLGYRDGMEKSGSRPQYKEDIYCSDTALYCPDEHERQRQRDRRPSVDTSVTDVGFLRAQNSTDSAAEEEEAEAAAFPEAYRHDAFPGYAASLPTSSSYSSFSATSEEKEHAQASTLTASQQAIYLNSRDELFNRKPPSATYGSSSRFGKAAATLASPLEAQVAPGFARTVSPYQAESYHRYSPSADSRQTAMPPNLWNLRAKPTGNRFAGGDIRGHWRPLSVEDVGAYNYQAGNAGRAAPCNFGERFYGAGRGHGRRGPGRSHSNHAEGRASPLYASYKADSFSEGDDLSQGHLAEPCFLRAGGDLSLSPSRSVDAGYAASEGDGDRLGVQLCGAVSSPEPEHGSRDSLEPSSMEASPEMHAGSRLSPQRAYPRTGGSGLSRKDSLTKAQLYGTLLN is encoded by the exons CGCCCTGCAGGAGCAGAAGGGCGAGCTGCGCAAGCGGCTGTCCTACACCACGCATAAGCTGGAGAAGCTGGAGACGGAGTTTGGCTCCACTCGTCACTACCTGGAGATTGAGCTGCGGCGGGCTCAGGAGGAGCTGGACAAAGTCACGGAGAAGCTGCGCAA GATTCAGAGCAACTACATGGCACTGCAGCGGATCAACCAAGAGCTGGAGGATAAGCTGTACCGGATG GGCCAGCACTATGAGGAAGAGAAGCGTGCGATGAACCATGAGATTGTCGCCCTCAACAGCCACCTGCTGGAGGCCAAGGTGACCATTGACAAGCTGTCAGAGGACAAC GAGCTCTATAGGAAGGACTGCAATCTAGCGGCCCAGCTGCTGCAGTGCAGCCAGACCTACGGCAGGGTCCATAAGGTGTCCGAG CTGCCCTCGGACTTCCAGCAGCGTGTGAGCCTGCACATGGAGAAGCATGACTGCAGCCTGCCTTCCTCACTCTGCCATTCGGCCTACGCTGACAGCGTGCCCACCTGCGTCATCGCCAAGGTGCTGGAGAAGCCAGACCCTGGTAGTCTGTCCTCGCACCTGTCTGAAGCCTCTGCTCGCGACCTGGGCTACCGCGACGGAATGGAGAAGTCTGGCTCACGACCCCAGTACAAGGAAGACATCTACTGCAGCGACACAGCTCTCTACTGCCCTGATGAGCATGAGCGCCAGCGCCAGCGTGACCGGCGTCCCAGCGTCGACACGTCCGTGACCGACGTGGGCTTCCTGCGTGCGCAAAATTCCACCGACAGCGccgcagaggaggaggaagccgaGGCTGCGGCCTTTCCCGAGGCCTACCGCCACGATGCCTTCCCGGGCTACGCGGCCTCGCTGCCCACCTCCAGCTCCTACTCCAGCTTCAGTGCCACGTCCGAGGAGAAGGAGCACGCGCAGGCCAGCACGCTGACCGCCTCGCAGCAGGCCATCTACCTGAATAGCCGCGACGAGCTCTTCAACCGCAAGCCGCCCTCTGCCACCTATGGGAGCAGCTCTCGCTTCGGCAAGGCCGCGGCCACCCTGGCCTCCCCACTCGAGGCCCAGGTAGCCCCAGGCTTTGCTCGGACAGTGTCTCCGTACCAGGCCGAGTCCTACCACCGCTACTCGCCCTCCGCAGATAGCCGGCAGACTGCTATGCCTCCAAACCTGTGGAACCTGAGGGCCAAGCCAACCGGTAATCGTTTTGCCGGAGGAGACATTCGAGGCCATTGGCGCCCCCTGAGCGTGGAGGATGTCGGCGCCTACAACTACCAGGCTGGCAACGCAGGCCGCGCCGCGCCCTGCAACTTCGGAGAACGTTTCTATGGCGCTGGCCGTGGCCACGGCCGCCGCGGCCCTGGTAGGAGCCACAGCAACCATGCTGAGGGCCGTGCCAGCCCCCTCTATGCCTCCTACAAGGCTGATAGTTTCTCCGAGGGTGATGACCTCTCCCAGGGTCATCTGGCAGAGCCCTGCTTCCTCCGTGCAGGTGGTGATCTGAGCCTGAGCCCTAGCCGTTCAGTTGATGCTGGCTATGCAGCCAGTGAGGGGGATGGGGATAGGCTTGGGGTGCAGCTGTGTGGGGCTGTCAGCAGCCCCGAGCCCGAGCATGGTTCCCGGGATTCCTTGGAGCCAAGCTCCATGGAAGCCTCTCCTGAAATGCACGCTGGCAGTCGTCTCAGCCCCCAGCGGGCCTACCCCAGGACTGGAGGTTCTGGGCTTAGTCGTAAGGACAGTCTCACTAAGGCCCAGCTCTACGGAACCCTGCTCAACTGA
- the Begain gene encoding brain-enriched guanylate kinase-associated protein isoform X2, with protein sequence MPFPSGCVSADRASAADMEKLSALQEQKGELRKRLSYTTHKLEKLETEFGSTRHYLEIELRRAQEELDKVTEKLRKIQSNYMALQRINQELEDKLYRMGQHYEEEKRAMNHEIVALNSHLLEAKVTIDKLSEDNELYRKDCNLAAQLLQCSQTYGRVHKVSEVTWPRPTARPAPSQDHPAPFGPPHPEASPHPPRRSCRLPSDFQQRVSLHMEKHDCSLPSSLCHSAYADSVPTCVIAKVLEKPDPGSLSSHLSEASARDLGYRDGMEKSGSRPQYKEDIYCSDTALYCPDEHERQRQRDRRPSVDTSVTDVGFLRAQNSTDSAAEEEEAEAAAFPEAYRHDAFPGYAASLPTSSSYSSFSATSEEKEHAQASTLTASQQAIYLNSRDELFNRKPPSATYGSSSRFGKAAATLASPLEAQVAPGFARTVSPYQAESYHRYSPSADSRQTAMPPNLWNLRAKPTGNRFAGGDIRGHWRPLSVEDVGAYNYQAGNAGRAAPCNFGERFYGAGRGHGRRGPGRSHSNHAEGRASPLYASYKADSFSEGDDLSQGHLAEPCFLRAGGDLSLSPSRSVDAGYAASEGDGDRLGVQLCGAVSSPEPEHGSRDSLEPSSMEASPEMHAGSRLSPQRAYPRTGGSGLSRKDSLTKAQLYGTLLN encoded by the exons CGCCCTGCAGGAGCAGAAGGGCGAGCTGCGCAAGCGGCTGTCCTACACCACGCATAAGCTGGAGAAGCTGGAGACGGAGTTTGGCTCCACTCGTCACTACCTGGAGATTGAGCTGCGGCGGGCTCAGGAGGAGCTGGACAAAGTCACGGAGAAGCTGCGCAA GATTCAGAGCAACTACATGGCACTGCAGCGGATCAACCAAGAGCTGGAGGATAAGCTGTACCGGATG GGCCAGCACTATGAGGAAGAGAAGCGTGCGATGAACCATGAGATTGTCGCCCTCAACAGCCACCTGCTGGAGGCCAAGGTGACCATTGACAAGCTGTCAGAGGACAAC GAGCTCTATAGGAAGGACTGCAATCTAGCGGCCCAGCTGCTGCAGTGCAGCCAGACCTACGGCAGGGTCCATAAGGTGTCCGAGGTAACGTGGCCCCGCCCCACAGCCAGGCCCGCCCCGTCCCAGGACCACCCGGCTCCTTTTGGGCCACCCCACCCCGAagcctctccccaccctccaaGAAGAAGCTGCCGG CTGCCCTCGGACTTCCAGCAGCGTGTGAGCCTGCACATGGAGAAGCATGACTGCAGCCTGCCTTCCTCACTCTGCCATTCGGCCTACGCTGACAGCGTGCCCACCTGCGTCATCGCCAAGGTGCTGGAGAAGCCAGACCCTGGTAGTCTGTCCTCGCACCTGTCTGAAGCCTCTGCTCGCGACCTGGGCTACCGCGACGGAATGGAGAAGTCTGGCTCACGACCCCAGTACAAGGAAGACATCTACTGCAGCGACACAGCTCTCTACTGCCCTGATGAGCATGAGCGCCAGCGCCAGCGTGACCGGCGTCCCAGCGTCGACACGTCCGTGACCGACGTGGGCTTCCTGCGTGCGCAAAATTCCACCGACAGCGccgcagaggaggaggaagccgaGGCTGCGGCCTTTCCCGAGGCCTACCGCCACGATGCCTTCCCGGGCTACGCGGCCTCGCTGCCCACCTCCAGCTCCTACTCCAGCTTCAGTGCCACGTCCGAGGAGAAGGAGCACGCGCAGGCCAGCACGCTGACCGCCTCGCAGCAGGCCATCTACCTGAATAGCCGCGACGAGCTCTTCAACCGCAAGCCGCCCTCTGCCACCTATGGGAGCAGCTCTCGCTTCGGCAAGGCCGCGGCCACCCTGGCCTCCCCACTCGAGGCCCAGGTAGCCCCAGGCTTTGCTCGGACAGTGTCTCCGTACCAGGCCGAGTCCTACCACCGCTACTCGCCCTCCGCAGATAGCCGGCAGACTGCTATGCCTCCAAACCTGTGGAACCTGAGGGCCAAGCCAACCGGTAATCGTTTTGCCGGAGGAGACATTCGAGGCCATTGGCGCCCCCTGAGCGTGGAGGATGTCGGCGCCTACAACTACCAGGCTGGCAACGCAGGCCGCGCCGCGCCCTGCAACTTCGGAGAACGTTTCTATGGCGCTGGCCGTGGCCACGGCCGCCGCGGCCCTGGTAGGAGCCACAGCAACCATGCTGAGGGCCGTGCCAGCCCCCTCTATGCCTCCTACAAGGCTGATAGTTTCTCCGAGGGTGATGACCTCTCCCAGGGTCATCTGGCAGAGCCCTGCTTCCTCCGTGCAGGTGGTGATCTGAGCCTGAGCCCTAGCCGTTCAGTTGATGCTGGCTATGCAGCCAGTGAGGGGGATGGGGATAGGCTTGGGGTGCAGCTGTGTGGGGCTGTCAGCAGCCCCGAGCCCGAGCATGGTTCCCGGGATTCCTTGGAGCCAAGCTCCATGGAAGCCTCTCCTGAAATGCACGCTGGCAGTCGTCTCAGCCCCCAGCGGGCCTACCCCAGGACTGGAGGTTCTGGGCTTAGTCGTAAGGACAGTCTCACTAAGGCCCAGCTCTACGGAACCCTGCTCAACTGA
- the Begain gene encoding brain-enriched guanylate kinase-associated protein isoform X8 codes for MALQRINQELEDKLYRMGQHYEEEKRAMNHEIVALNSHLLEAKVTIDKLSEDNELYRKDCNLAAQLLQCSQTYGRVHKVSEVTWPRPTARPAPSQDHPAPFGPPHPEASPHPPRRSCRLPSDFQQRVSLHMEKHDCSLPSSLCHSAYADSVPTCVIAKVLEKPDPGSLSSHLSEASARDLGYRDGMEKSGSRPQYKEDIYCSDTALYCPDEHERQRQRDRRPSVDTSVTDVGFLRAQNSTDSAAEEEEAEAAAFPEAYRHDAFPGYAASLPTSSSYSSFSATSEEKEHAQASTLTASQQAIYLNSRDELFNRKPPSATYGSSSRFGKAAATLASPLEAQVAPGFARTVSPYQAESYHRYSPSADSRQTAMPPNLWNLRAKPTGNRFAGGDIRGHWRPLSVEDVGAYNYQAGNAGRAAPCNFGERFYGAGRGHGRRGPGRSHSNHAEGRASPLYASYKADSFSEGDDLSQGHLAEPCFLRAGGDLSLSPSRSVDAGYAASEGDGDRLGVQLCGAVSSPEPEHGSRDSLEPSSMEASPEMHAGSRLSPQRAYPRTGGSGLSRKDSLTKAQLYGTLLN; via the exons ATGGCACTGCAGCGGATCAACCAAGAGCTGGAGGATAAGCTGTACCGGATG GGCCAGCACTATGAGGAAGAGAAGCGTGCGATGAACCATGAGATTGTCGCCCTCAACAGCCACCTGCTGGAGGCCAAGGTGACCATTGACAAGCTGTCAGAGGACAAC GAGCTCTATAGGAAGGACTGCAATCTAGCGGCCCAGCTGCTGCAGTGCAGCCAGACCTACGGCAGGGTCCATAAGGTGTCCGAGGTAACGTGGCCCCGCCCCACAGCCAGGCCCGCCCCGTCCCAGGACCACCCGGCTCCTTTTGGGCCACCCCACCCCGAagcctctccccaccctccaaGAAGAAGCTGCCGG CTGCCCTCGGACTTCCAGCAGCGTGTGAGCCTGCACATGGAGAAGCATGACTGCAGCCTGCCTTCCTCACTCTGCCATTCGGCCTACGCTGACAGCGTGCCCACCTGCGTCATCGCCAAGGTGCTGGAGAAGCCAGACCCTGGTAGTCTGTCCTCGCACCTGTCTGAAGCCTCTGCTCGCGACCTGGGCTACCGCGACGGAATGGAGAAGTCTGGCTCACGACCCCAGTACAAGGAAGACATCTACTGCAGCGACACAGCTCTCTACTGCCCTGATGAGCATGAGCGCCAGCGCCAGCGTGACCGGCGTCCCAGCGTCGACACGTCCGTGACCGACGTGGGCTTCCTGCGTGCGCAAAATTCCACCGACAGCGccgcagaggaggaggaagccgaGGCTGCGGCCTTTCCCGAGGCCTACCGCCACGATGCCTTCCCGGGCTACGCGGCCTCGCTGCCCACCTCCAGCTCCTACTCCAGCTTCAGTGCCACGTCCGAGGAGAAGGAGCACGCGCAGGCCAGCACGCTGACCGCCTCGCAGCAGGCCATCTACCTGAATAGCCGCGACGAGCTCTTCAACCGCAAGCCGCCCTCTGCCACCTATGGGAGCAGCTCTCGCTTCGGCAAGGCCGCGGCCACCCTGGCCTCCCCACTCGAGGCCCAGGTAGCCCCAGGCTTTGCTCGGACAGTGTCTCCGTACCAGGCCGAGTCCTACCACCGCTACTCGCCCTCCGCAGATAGCCGGCAGACTGCTATGCCTCCAAACCTGTGGAACCTGAGGGCCAAGCCAACCGGTAATCGTTTTGCCGGAGGAGACATTCGAGGCCATTGGCGCCCCCTGAGCGTGGAGGATGTCGGCGCCTACAACTACCAGGCTGGCAACGCAGGCCGCGCCGCGCCCTGCAACTTCGGAGAACGTTTCTATGGCGCTGGCCGTGGCCACGGCCGCCGCGGCCCTGGTAGGAGCCACAGCAACCATGCTGAGGGCCGTGCCAGCCCCCTCTATGCCTCCTACAAGGCTGATAGTTTCTCCGAGGGTGATGACCTCTCCCAGGGTCATCTGGCAGAGCCCTGCTTCCTCCGTGCAGGTGGTGATCTGAGCCTGAGCCCTAGCCGTTCAGTTGATGCTGGCTATGCAGCCAGTGAGGGGGATGGGGATAGGCTTGGGGTGCAGCTGTGTGGGGCTGTCAGCAGCCCCGAGCCCGAGCATGGTTCCCGGGATTCCTTGGAGCCAAGCTCCATGGAAGCCTCTCCTGAAATGCACGCTGGCAGTCGTCTCAGCCCCCAGCGGGCCTACCCCAGGACTGGAGGTTCTGGGCTTAGTCGTAAGGACAGTCTCACTAAGGCCCAGCTCTACGGAACCCTGCTCAACTGA
- the Begain gene encoding brain-enriched guanylate kinase-associated protein isoform X9, whose protein sequence is MALQRINQELEDKLYRMGQHYEEEKRAMNHEIVALNSHLLEAKVTIDKLSEDNELYRKDCNLAAQLLQCSQTYGRVHKVSELPSDFQQRVSLHMEKHDCSLPSSLCHSAYADSVPTCVIAKVLEKPDPGSLSSHLSEASARDLGYRDGMEKSGSRPQYKEDIYCSDTALYCPDEHERQRQRDRRPSVDTSVTDVGFLRAQNSTDSAAEEEEAEAAAFPEAYRHDAFPGYAASLPTSSSYSSFSATSEEKEHAQASTLTASQQAIYLNSRDELFNRKPPSATYGSSSRFGKAAATLASPLEAQVAPGFARTVSPYQAESYHRYSPSADSRQTAMPPNLWNLRAKPTGNRFAGGDIRGHWRPLSVEDVGAYNYQAGNAGRAAPCNFGERFYGAGRGHGRRGPGRSHSNHAEGRASPLYASYKADSFSEGDDLSQGHLAEPCFLRAGGDLSLSPSRSVDAGYAASEGDGDRLGVQLCGAVSSPEPEHGSRDSLEPSSMEASPEMHAGSRLSPQRAYPRTGGSGLSRKDSLTKAQLYGTLLN, encoded by the exons ATGGCACTGCAGCGGATCAACCAAGAGCTGGAGGATAAGCTGTACCGGATG GGCCAGCACTATGAGGAAGAGAAGCGTGCGATGAACCATGAGATTGTCGCCCTCAACAGCCACCTGCTGGAGGCCAAGGTGACCATTGACAAGCTGTCAGAGGACAAC GAGCTCTATAGGAAGGACTGCAATCTAGCGGCCCAGCTGCTGCAGTGCAGCCAGACCTACGGCAGGGTCCATAAGGTGTCCGAG CTGCCCTCGGACTTCCAGCAGCGTGTGAGCCTGCACATGGAGAAGCATGACTGCAGCCTGCCTTCCTCACTCTGCCATTCGGCCTACGCTGACAGCGTGCCCACCTGCGTCATCGCCAAGGTGCTGGAGAAGCCAGACCCTGGTAGTCTGTCCTCGCACCTGTCTGAAGCCTCTGCTCGCGACCTGGGCTACCGCGACGGAATGGAGAAGTCTGGCTCACGACCCCAGTACAAGGAAGACATCTACTGCAGCGACACAGCTCTCTACTGCCCTGATGAGCATGAGCGCCAGCGCCAGCGTGACCGGCGTCCCAGCGTCGACACGTCCGTGACCGACGTGGGCTTCCTGCGTGCGCAAAATTCCACCGACAGCGccgcagaggaggaggaagccgaGGCTGCGGCCTTTCCCGAGGCCTACCGCCACGATGCCTTCCCGGGCTACGCGGCCTCGCTGCCCACCTCCAGCTCCTACTCCAGCTTCAGTGCCACGTCCGAGGAGAAGGAGCACGCGCAGGCCAGCACGCTGACCGCCTCGCAGCAGGCCATCTACCTGAATAGCCGCGACGAGCTCTTCAACCGCAAGCCGCCCTCTGCCACCTATGGGAGCAGCTCTCGCTTCGGCAAGGCCGCGGCCACCCTGGCCTCCCCACTCGAGGCCCAGGTAGCCCCAGGCTTTGCTCGGACAGTGTCTCCGTACCAGGCCGAGTCCTACCACCGCTACTCGCCCTCCGCAGATAGCCGGCAGACTGCTATGCCTCCAAACCTGTGGAACCTGAGGGCCAAGCCAACCGGTAATCGTTTTGCCGGAGGAGACATTCGAGGCCATTGGCGCCCCCTGAGCGTGGAGGATGTCGGCGCCTACAACTACCAGGCTGGCAACGCAGGCCGCGCCGCGCCCTGCAACTTCGGAGAACGTTTCTATGGCGCTGGCCGTGGCCACGGCCGCCGCGGCCCTGGTAGGAGCCACAGCAACCATGCTGAGGGCCGTGCCAGCCCCCTCTATGCCTCCTACAAGGCTGATAGTTTCTCCGAGGGTGATGACCTCTCCCAGGGTCATCTGGCAGAGCCCTGCTTCCTCCGTGCAGGTGGTGATCTGAGCCTGAGCCCTAGCCGTTCAGTTGATGCTGGCTATGCAGCCAGTGAGGGGGATGGGGATAGGCTTGGGGTGCAGCTGTGTGGGGCTGTCAGCAGCCCCGAGCCCGAGCATGGTTCCCGGGATTCCTTGGAGCCAAGCTCCATGGAAGCCTCTCCTGAAATGCACGCTGGCAGTCGTCTCAGCCCCCAGCGGGCCTACCCCAGGACTGGAGGTTCTGGGCTTAGTCGTAAGGACAGTCTCACTAAGGCCCAGCTCTACGGAACCCTGCTCAACTGA